DNA sequence from the Desulfobacterales bacterium genome:
CTTATCGGAGACCTTGGACTTGCGACTGTTACCGTTCAAAAAAATACAATATCGCATGATTTAGTCACGTCTTTGTTTTGGATTAATGTTAGTATCAATAGTTTTTGTTGCATTTTATGCGCAATAATTTCTCCTTATGTAGCATGGTTTTATAGCGATTTACGGTTGACAAGCATTACTTTAATTCTTGGAACTGTTTTTTTTATTAATGGACTCGGAGTTCAACATTTAGCACTTTTAAAAAGGCAAATGCGTTTCGGTATAGTAGTTGGAATTGAAATTTTAGCGACGGCATTAAGCTTAATAGCAGGGGTTTATTGTGCATTTATAGGCTTAGGGTATTGGGCTCTTGTGGTAAAGCAGCTATCCTTACCCCTTTTTCAAACTATCGGAACATGGTTATTTTGTCCATTTAAGCCCGGTTTACCTTCAAAACATTACGAATTAAAATCAGTGTTAAGCTTTGGCGGCACTTTAACAATTTCAAACATAATTATACAAGCAGCAAGAAAGCTTGATACTATACTTATCGGAAAAAAGTTTGGAGCAGAACACGTCGGAATATATTCTAAAGGATTTTCGTTTATTGTAATGCCTATAAGACAGATTAACCGACCTTTAAGTTCTGTTGTGATGTCAACATTAAGCAGACTTTGGGGAGATGATGAAAAGTATAGACTCGCTTACATTAGAATAATGGAAAAAATAGCAATTATTACTATGCCAACTATAGCTATTTTAATTGCTTCATCCGATTGGGTAATAAATATATTACTTGGGAAACAGTGGATAGCAGTTATCCCTTTGTTTAGAATTTTTGGTTTTCTTGCTTTACTGGAACCTATATCCATTTCAATTGGATGGCTTTTGATAACTCAAGGCAGATCAAAAGATTATTTTACATGGAGCATTATAAGTGCTACAATTGCTGTAACTGCCGTTCTAATTGGTGTTCAATGGGGAATAAAGGGAGTTGCTGTAAGCCTTACAATTGCTGGGATTTTTATTCGACAGCCTCTTGGTTTTTGGTTTGTTTCATTAAACAGCCCCATAAAGTTTAGGGATTTTTATTATATATCAATATTTTATGGTGGAATATCAATAGGATTATTATTGTTTCTTGTTAACATAAGACTTTTTTTTATGATAGAAAATCCAATAATCGGGATAGGAATAATATTTTTTTTTGGTTTAGTTTTTATATTTGCTATTCTTTTTTTACTTCCTTCTGGAAAAAAAGCTCTCATGGATTTTAGAGATATTCTTAAAATAATTATTAGTTCAAAAATTAATTAATATAAAAGATAATAGCCTTAAATATGGCAAGGTGATACGGAGAATTTTTTATCCATCCGTTGCACCTTGTTAGTTATTGATGTCTATTCTTTTGTTACTTCACTGATAGGGATACCAAGCGATTTAGCTATACCTTTGCCATAATCTGGATCTGCTTTTAGGCAGTTACCAATATGACGAATTTGAATTTCTTTAGGAGCATCTCCAATAGATCGAGCAGTATTGGCGAATAGAACTTCTTGCTGCTCGGTACTCATCATTCTGAAAAGCATTCCTGTCTGAGTGTAGTAATCTTCATCTTCACGATGATTCCAACGATCTGCTGTGCCTTCCAAACTAAGAGGAGGCTCGGCAAATTCAGGTTGCTGTTTCCACTCGTTGTAACTGTTAGGTTCATATCCAATAGTGCTGTCATGATTGCCATCAACTCGCATAGCCCCATCACGGTGGTAGCTATGGAAGGGACAACGTGCTTTATTAACAGGGATTAAGTGATGGTTCACACCTAGTCGATAACGTTGTGCATCTCCATATGAAAATAAACGTCCTTGTAACATTTTATCTGGCGAAAATCCTATACCTGGAACGATATTGGCTGGATTAAAGGCTGACTGCTCAACTTCCGCAAAATAGTTTTTAGGATTACGGTTTAGTTCAAGCACACCTACCTCGATCAATGGATAATCCTTGTGAAGCCATACTTTGGTAAGATCAAATGGGTTATAAGGACAGGTGGAAGCATCTTTTTCAGGCATTACTTGTATAAACATAGTCCAACGAGGGAAATCGCCATTTTCTATGCTTTCATATAAGTCTCGCTGATGGCTCTCTCGGCATTTACCGATGACTTTTTCGGCTTCTTCATCTGTGAGATTCTTAATGCCCTGTTGAGTTTTGAAGTGAAATTTAACCCAGTAACGTTCGTTATTTGCATTAATCATACTAAAAGTATGACTTCCAAAACCGTTCATATGGCGGTAGGTGGCAGGGATTCCACGGTCGCTCATGACGATAGTGACCTGGTGCAGAGCTTCTGGTAGTGATGTCCAGAAGTCCCAGTTATTCTTAGCGCTACGTAGGTTTGTGCGCGGGTCACGTTTGACGGCATGATTTAAATCAGGGAACTTTAGGGGATCACGCAGAAAAAAAACTGGCGTATTGTTTCCGACTAAATCCCAGTTTCCTTCTTCTGTATAAAATTTAATGGCAAATCCTCGGATATCTCTCTCAGCATCGGCTGCTCCACGTTCTCCAGCTACTGTTGAAAAACGTGTAAAAATTTCAGTTTTATTTCCGATTTTGGAAAATATCTTTGCTTTAGTATAACTGGTAATATCGTGGGTAACTGTAAAAGTACCATAAGCGCCAGAACCTTTGGCGTGCATGCGTCGTTCTGGGATAACCTCACGGTCAAAATGAGCTAGTTTTTCTAAAAACCAAACATCCTGTAGCAACATCGGGCCTCTGGAGCCTGCTGTCATCACGTTTTGATTGTCAGCGACAGGAGCTCCTGCATTGTTTGTCATTTTTCTATTTGTATCTTCCATTATATTCTCC
Encoded proteins:
- a CDS encoding lipopolysaccharide biosynthesis protein, encoding MQNSRDIKFNDLFNSKHLELKKKTARSAAFVLFGRACVYSLSFLAMIILARLIKPEDFGLVNMASVVIFFLGLIGDLGLATVTVQKNTISHDLVTSLFWINVSINSFCCILCAIISPYVAWFYSDLRLTSITLILGTVFFINGLGVQHLALLKRQMRFGIVVGIEILATALSLIAGVYCAFIGLGYWALVVKQLSLPLFQTIGTWLFCPFKPGLPSKHYELKSVLSFGGTLTISNIIIQAARKLDTILIGKKFGAEHVGIYSKGFSFIVMPIRQINRPLSSVVMSTLSRLWGDDEKYRLAYIRIMEKIAIITMPTIAILIASSDWVINILLGKQWIAVIPLFRIFGFLALLEPISISIGWLLITQGRSKDYFTWSIISATIAVTAVLIGVQWGIKGVAVSLTIAGIFIRQPLGFWFVSLNSPIKFRDFYYISIFYGGISIGLLLFLVNIRLFFMIENPIIGIGIIFFFGLVFIFAILFLLPSGKKALMDFRDILKIIISSKIN
- a CDS encoding catalase, with the protein product MEDTNRKMTNNAGAPVADNQNVMTAGSRGPMLLQDVWFLEKLAHFDREVIPERRMHAKGSGAYGTFTVTHDITSYTKAKIFSKIGNKTEIFTRFSTVAGERGAADAERDIRGFAIKFYTEEGNWDLVGNNTPVFFLRDPLKFPDLNHAVKRDPRTNLRSAKNNWDFWTSLPEALHQVTIVMSDRGIPATYRHMNGFGSHTFSMINANNERYWVKFHFKTQQGIKNLTDEEAEKVIGKCRESHQRDLYESIENGDFPRWTMFIQVMPEKDASTCPYNPFDLTKVWLHKDYPLIEVGVLELNRNPKNYFAEVEQSAFNPANIVPGIGFSPDKMLQGRLFSYGDAQRYRLGVNHHLIPVNKARCPFHSYHRDGAMRVDGNHDSTIGYEPNSYNEWKQQPEFAEPPLSLEGTADRWNHREDEDYYTQTGMLFRMMSTEQQEVLFANTARSIGDAPKEIQIRHIGNCLKADPDYGKGIAKSLGIPISEVTKE